The DNA region ACCGCGGTGGCCCTGGGGAGCAGCCTGCTGGGGGCGCTCTTCGGCGGCCGCAAGCGCAGCCTGAGCACCGCCGTTCGCGGCGTCGGCCGGAGCTACAAGCAAGGCCAGGATGTCGGACGGGCGCAGGAGAACGTGGCGTCCTACGAACGCCAGATGGCGGAGCTCCAGGCCGATCTCGAGGCCGAGATCGACGCCCTCAAGGAGCGCTACGATCCCCAGCTCCTAGAGCTCGACACGGTCGAGGTCAAGCCGCGGCGCACCGACATCGAGGTGCGCCTGGTGGCCCTCGCCTGGGTGCCGACGGTCGCGGGCCAACCGGCCTGGTAGCTTTTTCTTCTCGCTGGGGGCGGCTCCGCCAGGCCACGGTCCCAAAAGAAAACGCCGGAGCGTTGCGCTCCGGCGTTTCTCGTGACTTCGGTTCGGCCTGCGAACCTTGGCAGTGGGTTAGACGCTGCGCCGGCGCAGGAGGGTCATGGCGCCGAGGGCCAGAAGGCCGATCAAAACCACCAACCCGATTCCACCGAGGGTCGGAATCTCGAGCACGCTACCAATGCCGACGGTGGCGCTCGAGTCGTTGTTGGCGGTCACCGGGTCGCCGTCGAGGGCGGTCGCCGTGGCCGAGTTGAGGACATCGCCCGGCGGGCACCCGGAGGCGTCAACGGTGATGTTGCAGGTCGCCGAGGCTCCATTGGCCAGCGGTCCGACGTTCCAGGTCCAGGGCGGCACATTGAGGGCACCGCAGTCGTCGCTGACGTAGGTGGTGCAGGCATCGAGCATGTCCGTCACCACCACGTCGGTGGCGTCATCGGGACCGTTGTTGGTGACTTCGAGGGTCCAGATGATGTCGCTGCCGACGGCGGCGCCGGTCTTCACCAGGCTCAGGTCTGCCTCGGGAATGGTGCAGGAGCAGGTGGTGAAGTCGATGCCCCAGCTGTTCAAGGTGCCCGAGTCGCCGCCGGCATCGTCCATCACGTCGAGGGTCCAGGTGCCATTGGGATCCTCGCCGATCAGGTTGCTGAAGGCTTCCTCCGGAGCCAGCGCCGTCGCTGCAACCCCGTCGGTGTAGGAGAAGTCGTCGGCGCTGCCCGGAGGTGCCACCGAGCCAGCGCCGTCACCCCAGGTGGTGCCGGCGAAGACATCGTCGTTGCCGCCGCCGTTGTCCGTCGAGATGGTGAGGACCGTGCCCGCCGGCGAGGTCAAGAACATCTCGATGTCGGAGGCGAAGGTGTGAGTGATGTCGGTGTTGAGATTGAGGCCACAGATTGCGTTGATGGCGCCGGAGATGACGATCGTGTCGGAAACCGGGGTGACGTCGTCGAAAGGCGTCCCCGGGCTGTTCGAACCGGAGGCCACGGGATCGAAGATCGGCGGACCCGGCAGAGTGGTGATCGCCAGGGACCAGCTATTGACGGTTCCGGAGTCACCGCCGGCATCGTCCATGACGTCGAGGGTCCAAGTACCGTTCGGATCTTCGCCGAGCAAGGCTCCCAGGGGCTCTTCCGGGGCCACCGTCGTTGCGGCGACTCCATCGGTGTAGGTCGTGTCGTCGACCGGCCCTGGCGGGTTGGCGATGCCGGCCTGATCATCGAACAGGGTGCCAGCGAAGATGTCGTCATTGCCGCCGCCGTTGTCGGTCGACAGAGTGACGATGGTTCCCGCCGGCGAGGTCAGAAAGAACTCGAGATCGCCGGCGAAGGTGTGGGTGATGTCGATGGTGACGTCGACGTCGATAATGAACAGACCGGCGCCGGCGATGGCGATGGTGTCCATGACCGGCGTCACATCGTCGACCGGGGCGCCGGGCGAGCTGCTGCCGGTGCCGGGGGCGGCGGTGACGCAGGCCGGCGGCAGGGTCGGCACAACGTTCTGAGTCCCCGGTCCGATGCGGGCGTCGAGCACGCTGCCGGGATCATCGCCGCCGAGGGCGTCGCTCAGGCGAGCGTAGCGATCGAGTAGCTGGCGGGCGCGCGCCGCCTCGGCGGGATTGCCCTTGATGGTGGCGAGCTCGTCCGAGATGGTGATCATCTCGGCATGCATGTCTTCTTTGGCACCGGCGACGGCCGGCAGGGCGCTGGCGATCATCAGGACGGCGACCACGCCGATGACGATCCAGCCCGGTTGGCTCTGGTTGAGCTTCATCTACAACCCTCCTCTTGGATACCGATGGACTCGGTGTTTTCGATCAGCCCCTGGACGGGAGCTCGCCGCTCCCGATCGACACACTGGAGCCCCTCCGGGAGGAGGTAGGCCCGCACTAAAACTCTTGTAACGAGCGCAATCCTATGGACTTGAGGGAAAACGGTCAAATGTCGACAGCCCATGGGAGGGGCCGTCTGGGCGAGCGCGCGGGCCGTTTGGCTCGCAGCACTACTTTGCGCCTGGAGGGTTGGCTCGACGGTACTACCGCCTCGCGCCTAGCAGGCTGCTGAGAAAGTCGTCGGCAGCCTGCGACCGGGCCCGAGAGGGCTGGGCGCCCCCGGCCCGGCGGCGAAGCCGTGAGACGGGGCCGCCCTGGACGGGGTGAGCCCCTACGCGGGCCGCCGACAATCGAACTTTTTCGGGCCGGGCGCCCCGGGAGCAAACAGCTAGCAGCGTTGGGAAAGTCGCGAAGCGGACTTTTTCAGCAGCCTGCTAATCGCGGTCGTAGTCGTCTTCGTAGCGCACGATGTCGTCCTCGCCGAAGTAGCTGCCGATCTGAACCTCGACGATCTCGACGACCTCCGCACCGGGGTTTTCGATGCGGTGCTTGGCGCCTTGGGGGATGAAGACCGCTTCGCCAGCGCTGGGCGCCAAGATCTCGCCGTCGAGCACGATGCGGGGGGTGCCCTGGACGATTACCCAGTGTTCACTGCGGTGTCGGTGGGACTGGTAGGAGAGTCGCTGGCCGGGCGCGACGCGCAGGATTTTCGACTTGAACCGGTCGCTGTCCCGGAGGATCTCGAAGGACCCCCACGGGCGCTCCTCGAAGGCGTGTTGATGGGCCTCGGAACGCCCCGCGGCGGCGAGCTGCCGGACCACTTCCTTGACGCCTTGGGTGGCGCCCCGGCGGGTGATCAACAGGGCGTCGGCGGTATCGACGATGCGCAGGTCCGAGACCCCCGCCAATCCGTAGACCCGCGAGCCGTGAGGGAAGACGAAGTTGCCCTCGCCCTCGACCTCGACGACGTTCTCGCCGGAAGACCGGACGCGGGCGACTTCGTCCCAGCTCCCGAGGTCACTCCAACCGATGCCGCAAGGCACCGTGGCGAGCTCTTCGAGTTTTTCCATGATCCCGTAGTCGAGACTTTCGCTGGGAAGGTCGCCATAGACCTCGGCGAGGTTGCCGAGGTCCGACCGCAAGCGACGGAGGCCCGACCAGAGTTCGGGCATGAAGCGTTCGAAGGCGGCGATCATGGTGTCGGCTCGGAAGACGAACATGCCGGCATTCCAGAAGAACCGGCCGGCGGCGAGGAAGTCTTCCGCCGTCTGGCGGTCGGGCTTTTCGCGGAAGCCGAGGGAGCGGTAGGCGGCCAGGGGGGGCTCTCCGACCAGGAGCTGGTCGGAGACCTCGATGTAGCCATAGCCGGTGGCGGGCTCCGTGGGGCGAATGCCGAGGGTCACCACCGGCCCCTCGGAGGCACAGCGGGCGGCGATCTCGACGGCGGCTTCGAAGGCCGCCTGGTCGGCGATCAGGTGGTCCGCCGGGAAGATCCCCACGATTTCGTCGCGGCGGCCCTCGAGCTCGAGCTGGCGGCAGAGCAGAGCGACGGCCGGCGCGGTGTTGCGCGCAGAGGGCTCGTAGAGGGCGCGGTCCGGCGCGATGCCAGCCTGCTCCAGAGTTGTCCCGGTGAGATGCTCGCTACCGCGCACGGCGATCACCCGCGGCTCCCCGAGGGGCTGCAGCCGCCGCAGCGTCTTGAGGAGCAGGGACTCATCGAGCAGGAGGTTGAATTGCTTCGGGAAGGAGGCGCGGGAGACAGGCCAGAGGCGGGTGCCGGACCCCCCCGAAAGAACGGCTGGAATCATGGGATCTCTCTCGAAAACGGTTCGCGATCCTCTCCGCGAACGGGCGGATCATATCGTTTTCGAGGCGTCGCCGCGCCGCGATATCGCTGCGGCCGAGGACTTCAGGGGCGTGGTGGACGAATCGTCACCACGGTGTCGCCGTCGCGCAGCGTCACCGCCCCGGCCGGATCCTCCAGCTCGGAGATCCACGGGTAGCGGCGGAGTCCGTCGCTCCAGGACAGCTCTTGCCCCTCGGCCTCGGCGCTCAGGCCGCGCTGGCGCCAGCCGTCCCCGTGCCACTCGAAGGTGCGTTCCGCGATCTGGACCTGCTGCATTTCCGGCTCCGCCCAGTCGACGGTTGGTCCGACGATGACCTCCGAGCCGCTGCGCTCGGCGCGCTCGAGGGCGACAGAGAAGAGGTAGGCGAAGAGCAGCAGGGCGATGATGACCCCGAAGAGGGAGAAGACCGACATGTCGCGACCGACGTTGCGCAAGCGATCTTCGAGGCTCTCGATGAAGCCCTGACGGGGCCCTTCGAGGGCGATTCGACGCTGGACGTGCTGCGCCAGGATCGGTGGCGGCGCGGCGCGCTCGAGGTGCTGTAGGCGACCGACCACTCGGCGCAGCGAGGCGAGCTCGGTGCGACAGCTGGGGCAGTCCGCCACGTGGCGCTCGACCCGCCGGCGGGTGTTCGCCGGGAGCTCGCCGTCGAGGTAGGCGGAGAGTAGCTCGAGGGAGGCGTGTCCGCTCATCAGGTGTTCTCCAAAATACGCCGTAGGCGCTCCCGGCCGCGGGCCAGGCGGGAGCGCACGGTGCCGACCCGCACGCCGGTGACCTCGGCGATCTCGAGGTAGGTCAGGCCTTCCAGGTCGCGCAGCACCACCGCCTCGCGGAAGCGCCGCGGCAAACCGCCGAGGGCCTTCGCGACCTGGCGGCCGGCGTCCTCGGCGGCGGCCCGTTCCTCGGGGCTCCGGCGGGGATCGGGCAGGCGGCCGAGGGTCTCTTCATCGTCCGAAACCGCCGGCAAGCGGGTGCGCCCCAGCTCACTCCGGCAGTGGTTGAGGGCGATGCGGTAGATCCAGGTCTTGAGGCTGGCCCCGCCGCGGAACTTCGCCAAGTGGCGAAACACCCGCAAGAACACTTCCTGGGTGAGGTCAGAGGCTTGATCGCGGTTGCCGCTCAGCCGCCAGGAGAGGTTGAACACCATCTCGGCGTGGTGGGCGTAGACCTCTTCGAAGGCGCTGTCGTCGCCATAGCGATGACGTTCGACGATCTGTAGGTCGCGGGCTTGAGAAGCGGCGGTCACGATCGGTCTCTCGGAAAGCGTCGAGCTCTGCACCGGCCATCCGGTGAGAGAGCCTTCCTCGATAGAGACCCGCGCCGAGCGGAGAAAGTTCCCCGAAGGGTCAGGAGCGGGCGAGCTCGATGGCCTCGACGGTGAGGCTCTGGCCGGCGACTTCGGCGGTCTCGCCGGGGGCCTTGCCGAGCAGGCCGGCGGCGAGCTCCGACTCATAGGAGACGATGCCGTTGTCGGGGTCGCTTTCCCACGGTCCGAGAATCGTCAGCACGGTGTCCTTCGCTCCCCCGGTCAGGCGGACCCGGGTGCCGACTCGCACCTGCGAGGGGTCGATCTGCTCGAAGCGGATGGGCTGAACCCGGCTGAGATCGTGGTTGAGGCTGGCGATCAGCGACGACAGGTACTCGTGGCGCTGGCGGGCCGACTTGTACTCGAAGTTCTCGCGCAGGTCGCCGAGGGCGCGGGCTTCTTCGATCGCCTTGCGATTGGCCGGAATCTCCACCGACACCAAGTTCTCGAACTCAGCACGCTTGGCGCTGATCGACTCCTCGGTGGCGTAGAGGATGTCGCTGACCTCCCCATCGCCGCGCAGCTCCGGGAAGCGCAGCTCGAGGGCGGTGATCAGCTCTTCGCGCTCGTAGGTTTCGAGCATGCCGGCTCGGTCGATGGCATCGACCGCGGCGGAGGCCTGCTCGGCAGTCAGAGCCGAGAGCAGTCGCGGCACCGTGTTGCCGGACTCGAACAGCTTCTTTAGGCGCAGGCGGTAGGGGGCGAGCTCGTCGCGACCGAGGTAGACCAGAATCTGCTGTAGCAGACGCAGTGGGTTGCGCTGGCGCAGGCTTTCGTCCTCGGAAGCACCCTCGGCGAACCACACGAAGGCGCCCGGGGCGCGGTGGGGCTGGGTGAGGGTGGCGTCGAGGAAACGCTCGAAGCCCTTGCTGCCTTGGAGGCTGCGGGCCAGTACCTCGACGGCGCGGGTGTCCGGCTCGTGGGCGATGCGGTCGAGGAAGACGCCCAGGTGGTCGTCGCGCTCTTCGAAGACCAGGCGGTAGGCCTCTTCGCGCAGAGAGCGATCCTCGATGCCGCCGAACAGCTTTTTGAGATTGGAGGTCTCGCCGATCAGGGCAGCCGGCGACCAGGGCAGGTCTTCCGTCGGTAGGCCGGCGCGCTGCAGGGCGTACCAGATCTCGAAAGCCAGGCCGGGCTCGGTGACCAGCGATTCCACCGCCGTCTTGGCGAGCTCGGCGCCCATCTGAGCGCGCAAGTCTTCGTCCCGCGAGCCATCGCGGCGCAGCATGCTCATGCGCTGACGCACCGGGGCTTTGCGGAAGGCGATCCACACCGACTCGACGGCGTCGCCACTCGATTCCGCCCAGGTGTAGGTTTGCTTGGGGCCGGCGAGCACCTGCGGATGCTTGCGGGCGGCGGCCCACCAGGAAGTCCACTTGGAGCTGGTGACCACGCCGTGCAAGGCCGACTTGATATCGCCTGCCTTCAGGGGGCGGTCGTAACTTTCGAGCAGCGCTCGGAGCACTTCCGACGGATCTCCCTGAGCGGCCTTCTTGAGGCCTTCCGGGTCCTCCAGCTTGCGCCGCAGGATGTGCCCTTCGGGCAGAGGCGTCAGCAGCTTGGCGGCGGCCCGGAAGCCGACGTTCATGCCGGAGATGCGGTCGAAGTCGACCTTGAAGGCTTTGAGCGCGAAGTTGGTGTCGACGATGCGGCCGGCGCCCTTGCCGTCCATCAGTACCACCGAGCCGCGCTCGAACTGCATCAGGGAGCGCAGCCGGTCGACCTTCTCCCAGACCTTCTTGAGGTCCTTGGGGGCGAGGTGCAGATTGACCGTCTCGATCATCCCTTCGAGGGCCTGGCGCCCGCTGTAGATCTGACGCAGGGTCTCGAGAATGGCGGCGTGCAGGTCGTCGCCGGCGAGCAGCGGTCCGGCGAGCTCGAGGAGAGCCAGCCGCAGGCCCCAGAAC from Acidobacteriota bacterium includes:
- a CDS encoding anti-sigma factor, translating into MSGHASLELLSAYLDGELPANTRRRVERHVADCPSCRTELASLRRVVGRLQHLERAAPPPILAQHVQRRIALEGPRQGFIESLEDRLRNVGRDMSVFSLFGVIIALLLFAYLFSVALERAERSGSEVIVGPTVDWAEPEMQQVQIAERTFEWHGDGWRQRGLSAEAEGQELSWSDGLRRYPWISELEDPAGAVTLRDGDTVVTIRPPRP
- a CDS encoding sigma-70 family RNA polymerase sigma factor, with translation MTAASQARDLQIVERHRYGDDSAFEEVYAHHAEMVFNLSWRLSGNRDQASDLTQEVFLRVFRHLAKFRGGASLKTWIYRIALNHCRSELGRTRLPAVSDDEETLGRLPDPRRSPEERAAAEDAGRQVAKALGGLPRRFREAVVLRDLEGLTYLEIAEVTGVRVGTVRSRLARGRERLRRILENT
- a CDS encoding mannose-1-phosphate guanylyltransferase/mannose-6-phosphate isomerase, whose translation is MIPAVLSGGSGTRLWPVSRASFPKQFNLLLDESLLLKTLRRLQPLGEPRVIAVRGSEHLTGTTLEQAGIAPDRALYEPSARNTAPAVALLCRQLELEGRRDEIVGIFPADHLIADQAAFEAAVEIAARCASEGPVVTLGIRPTEPATGYGYIEVSDQLLVGEPPLAAYRSLGFREKPDRQTAEDFLAAGRFFWNAGMFVFRADTMIAAFERFMPELWSGLRRLRSDLGNLAEVYGDLPSESLDYGIMEKLEELATVPCGIGWSDLGSWDEVARVRSSGENVVEVEGEGNFVFPHGSRVYGLAGVSDLRIVDTADALLITRRGATQGVKEVVRQLAAAGRSEAHQHAFEERPWGSFEILRDSDRFKSKILRVAPGQRLSYQSHRHRSEHWVIVQGTPRIVLDGEILAPSAGEAVFIPQGAKHRIENPGAEVVEIVEVQIGSYFGEDDIVRYEDDYDRD
- a CDS encoding GreA/GreB family elongation factor — its product is MAVSRDTRGQIEKGNFDALEDDWLARIDQDATDLDYFVGTARALVGSGEQDRARTLLGVLDEQLQERKFWGLRLALLELAGPLLAGDDLHAAILETLRQIYSGRQALEGMIETVNLHLAPKDLKKVWEKVDRLRSLMQFERGSVVLMDGKGAGRIVDTNFALKAFKVDFDRISGMNVGFRAAAKLLTPLPEGHILRRKLEDPEGLKKAAQGDPSEVLRALLESYDRPLKAGDIKSALHGVVTSSKWTSWWAAARKHPQVLAGPKQTYTWAESSGDAVESVWIAFRKAPVRQRMSMLRRDGSRDEDLRAQMGAELAKTAVESLVTEPGLAFEIWYALQRAGLPTEDLPWSPAALIGETSNLKKLFGGIEDRSLREEAYRLVFEERDDHLGVFLDRIAHEPDTRAVEVLARSLQGSKGFERFLDATLTQPHRAPGAFVWFAEGASEDESLRQRNPLRLLQQILVYLGRDELAPYRLRLKKLFESGNTVPRLLSALTAEQASAAVDAIDRAGMLETYEREELITALELRFPELRGDGEVSDILYATEESISAKRAEFENLVSVEIPANRKAIEEARALGDLRENFEYKSARQRHEYLSSLIASLNHDLSRVQPIRFEQIDPSQVRVGTRVRLTGGAKDTVLTILGPWESDPDNGIVSYESELAAGLLGKAPGETAEVAGQSLTVEAIELARS
- a CDS encoding proprotein convertase P-domain-containing protein, which produces MKLNQSQPGWIVIGVVAVLMIASALPAVAGAKEDMHAEMITISDELATIKGNPAEAARARQLLDRYARLSDALGGDDPGSVLDARIGPGTQNVVPTLPPACVTAAPGTGSSSPGAPVDDVTPVMDTIAIAGAGLFIIDVDVTIDITHTFAGDLEFFLTSPAGTIVTLSTDNGGGNDDIFAGTLFDDQAGIANPPGPVDDTTYTDGVAATTVAPEEPLGALLGEDPNGTWTLDVMDDAGGDSGTVNSWSLAITTLPGPPIFDPVASGSNSPGTPFDDVTPVSDTIVISGAINAICGLNLNTDITHTFASDIEMFLTSPAGTVLTISTDNGGGNDDVFAGTTWGDGAGSVAPPGSADDFSYTDGVAATALAPEEAFSNLIGEDPNGTWTLDVMDDAGGDSGTLNSWGIDFTTCSCTIPEADLSLVKTGAAVGSDIIWTLEVTNNGPDDATDVVVTDMLDACTTYVSDDCGALNVPPWTWNVGPLANGASATCNITVDASGCPPGDVLNSATATALDGDPVTANNDSSATVGIGSVLEIPTLGGIGLVVLIGLLALGAMTLLRRRSV